The region AGATGTTCGAGGGCAGTCACAATAGCACTGATGAGAGCCACCAGAGCCAAAACGAATGAGAGACATTTGGTTAGTAGCCGCCACGCCCACGTACTACCGCTTCTCTCCGAATCCACATGTTGATCGTTCTTAAATTCACAGAGCTATAACGCAGTAATCACacttttaatttaattaataattaactattaattatttagaacatttaattatttttaatgcAACCAGTAAAATATGAACGCAACTGGCAGTCTATCATATCCAACTGCTAGTTGAGCTCCTCTCTCTGTGTTCTCGTATACGAGTGAATTGAAACATAAGGCAACTGTGTGGAACGTTGTGTACCTTGTTGTCAAGAGCTCCGAGCTTCTCGTCTGTTTCGGAAAAGCGTTCATCAGTGCGATACTCCATATGCTCCAACCTCTCCTGCATCTGTGAGAGCTAAAATAGTAATGTTTAGACTTTAATTGACTGCGTTAATGAGTCGGAGTTAATCACATgagaacacacacatgtgcacacacacacacactctctctctctctctctctctctcacacacacacacacacacacacacacacacacacacacacacacctcatgCTGCATTTCACTGACAGAAGTACACAGTTCAGCATGCTGCTCTTCAACTCGCTGCAAAAACACATCATAAACACCATACCATCCAGTAGTCAGCCTAACACAAGTTTACCAACTCcaaatgcagacagacaaacagacaacagacagatagacaagacaacagacagacagacagacagacagacagacagacagacatatagacagacaaacagacagacagacaaacaaatagacagattcCTTCTCGTTAAAGCGGAAATTGGGAGAGATGGTCCTAGGGCGGAAGTCCTCGAAGAACCACTCCGCCCCTTCATCAGCAGCACACGTTGGAATTTTAGTAGGGCACGCGTTCCACAAGACTCCCTGCTGCGTACTtcgcacaaggctgtttcatttatcgttcttgctgcgttcatttttcattcttttcgcgttcaattcttttgacattcaactcaaccaaatataatcaaaaatagaaacttgaaaatagaaaaatgaaaaatgaaaatagaaaaattaaaaacgaacaatgaataataaaatttgcatgcCGAATTAATGTTTTTCAgtaaaataattgaaaaacATTAACAAAAAgttaagaaataaaaaaatgaaaaatgaaaattgaaatttgaaaattaaacgGACCGGTTAGAGACCTTCTTCGTCAAATTGCGCCGCCATTCTAGAACGTACGGGATTTCTAAAGCATCACGTGGATAGAACGAAGTCCCGGCTATCATCTCTGAAGTTTACATTGTAACCGGatatattttgtattattGATGTAAAATGTTGCGCAGTACTATGCGCATAATATGAGTGTGGTGCTAGCTTCGCCCTGCCATTGTCCCTAGCGACGACCAATGAGCATGCAGCATATAATTTGAAGCACGTGCGTTTCAATAGCTCCGCCTGGATATTTGTGTGGCGACCGGCGACCAATCATCAGTTGCTATATAATTGATTAGTCTCTGTCATTGATTCCGACGTTCGACATCGAAAGACCTCGAATCCGACCCTTATTTCTTTCGAAAACCGTTGGGCGACCTGTTTGTTCCTTCTACGAACGGTTTTTGACCAAGCGACCGTTTTGGGAGACGCGTCGGCGTGAACAACTCGAACCGAGCAGACTCGCCCACCGTAATTCACGTTTCCCCGCTCGTAATTCGTTCGGTTATGGGTTTTGGCTTTGTCTGTAGGTTGGTCGAAACGTTATTGAGAGGACAGACGAGTGTTGGCGACGTCTACGACTGATAATGAGCGACAGGAAGAGGTCTGGTTCGTCTCGCGTCGAATTCACGGCGTGACATTGGACTAGATTGCTAAATTGTTGCATTTGAGATTGTTCTTGGTACTTCTAATAAAGTAAGAAACatgtagaaacatgtgcagtgtgtTGAGGATGTAGGCTGACTAGCTAGATTGCAGTCTAGATGTTGGTAATTAGAGTCACGTGTCATATGGTTGCCCTGAAACGTCTCCTGTAGCGACATGTTCTTGCAGATTTCTCAACAACGCGCTCGCAGACAGCCACGAAACTCGGCACGGAACTACACCTCCATAGATGCAACAAAGTTTCGGTGCCATTTTTACGTCTCAGACCGTTCCCTTCGAAAAATCACCCCCTAAGTGTCGTCACAGTCACTTAGATTTGTCTAAAAAATTCATCTTGCGTCTGTTTGGCAATCCGCTACCCACCGTGTCTTCAAATACAACGTTCTAGCATGCTGCCGAGTTACAACCGGTTTGAGCGAAGTTCGTGATCGACCTACAATAGAACAACGGCTGCCTCGAAAGCCTAGAAACGCGTAGTTTGGCAAAAAAACGAACCCACGAGTAGAAAGGGGATACGTAGACATGTACACAGCCGGGGTTTGAGCTCGAAAAGAGCGCGCAGTTAAAAATACATGCCACTAGTTAGCAAGATGAAAGCCACAATAGAGTTAAAGTTATATGAACTCCAGTGCCATGACGTCTGGTTGTAGACGCCTGCTATTGGTCATCCACTGCATCTAACTTGCTTCAAGGAAGTATCGTTTTTTTTTGGCATTCAACTCTGAAGGCTGCGTGTACAAGCAGCTCTACTTTCTCAACTCTCCAAACTGTTGAGGAGAGAAAAGATCAATGTTGAAGTTGTGCGCGCTGCTTCTGCTGGTGATTACCAGCACACATGCCGTGCCAACGTGTAGTAATCCATCTGATGGAGCAATCACCGCTTGTCCTGCAGGATCACAATGCTGGGACATTCAGCAAGTGTCTACTAAGGTGACTTGGTCTATACACAATCAGTGTTCACTGTGCACGTTCGCTCAGCAGCAACCAGTCATTGTTCAACACACTGAAACGTCAGTGACTTTTGAGACGGATGGCACATTTCAAAGAAACGTCGATCTCAATATATACAAAGTGCCCGACATGACAGCGATGCAAAACTGTGACATTTCTGGTGGTACTGTTGTGGGTGGAGTCTCACCATGTCCTGCTTTAGGAAGCGGAACTTCTCCATTCTCCCTTGACGTTACCGCCTTAATTAGCTCTGGAGCAAATTTCTTTGTCTCCGTGCATACAAGCGATACTGACAACAACCTAATCCCCAGCAATTGCGATCAAGGAGCAAGACTGGTCATATATGAAGGCAGCTATCAATGCGGAAATATCAACTCTCCTTGCAGTGGTGTGGGAGCTTGTGTTTTCAATCACGTTTCTTCAAACTTTGAATGCCAGTGTGCTGATGGATACAGAAAGGGAACACTATGTACCACTAACGACATCGATGAGTGTTTCCAGAACAATGCATGTGGAGATCCCGCATTTGACGGTGTCTGTGTCGATGACGTCTGTGGTTTCACTTGTAGTTGCTTTGGTGGTCGTACAAGCTCAGCTGGAAATGGCAGGTCATGTGATGTTGGTCCTCCAAACTGTAATATTAACCCTTGTTTCAATGGTGGCACCTGTAATTTCCTCAGCGGCCTTGGACGAGTATTTTGTGAATGTCTAGATGACACAGTTCGACGAGAGCGTTTTTGTGCAGATCAAAACCAATGTGAGTCCAATCCGTGTCACAATGGTGGTACCTGTGTGGATGGCCATCTCGGCTACACATGCTTGTGTGCTGCTGGTTTCACTGGTGATGTCTGTTCAGTCAATATTAATGACTGTACTCTGTCTACGTGTCTAAACAATGGCCAGTGTAATGATGGTACGAGAGATGCTACATGCACATCGTGTTCAAGCAGCTGGACAGGCAAATTTTGCCAGATCAATGAAAACGATTGCCTAACTTCAACCTGCCTCAATAGCGGAGTATGCGTCGATGGTGATGCTAGTCACTCATGCAACTGTCTTGCTGGTTTTACTGGAGTCGTATGTCAGACTAACATAAACGAGTGTGCTTCCAATCCTTGTCGAAATCAAGGTGTTTGCGTTGACCAAGCAAATAGAtatgcttgtgcatgtgtagcGGGTTACACTGGAGTTAACTGTCAAACAAATATCAATGAATGTTCATCTAACCCATGCCAAAATGGTGCAACCTGTATTGATCGTCTCGACCGGTTCATTTGTGAGTGTCTAGACGGCTTCTCTGGTACCCTTTGTGGAATCAATGTCAACGAATGCTTATCCAATCCGTGTCAGAATGGCGGACGATGTGTAGAAGGAGTGAATTTTTACACATGTGACTGTATACCTGGCTTCATTGGTCTACGGTGTGAAATAGATACCAATGAATGTGCATCCAATCCATGCCAGAATGGTGGACAATGTCTAAATCTCATCAACAGGTATGAATGTAACTGTCTTGCAGGATATGATGGCATAAACTGTCAGATCAACATCAATGAATGTGCATCAAACCCGTGTGCTCAAGGCACTTGTACAGACCTTGTAAATGGTTTCCTATGCACTTGTTTTGCAGGATATACTGGAACATTGTgtgatattgatatcaatgaatgtACATCTAACCTATGTCAGAATGGTGCAACCTGTATTGATCGTGTCAACCGGTTCATTTGTGATTGTCTAGATGGCTACTGTGGTGATCTTTGTCAAACCAGTGACGAGGAATGCTTATCCAATCCGTGTCAGAATGGTGGACGATTGATAGATGGAGTGAATCGATACACATGTGACTGTATGCCTGGCTTCATTGGGATACACTGTGAGATAAATGTTAATGAATGCAGATCCAATCCATGCCAGAATAGTGGGCTTTGTATTGATCTTATTAACCGATATCAGTGTGCTTGCGCTGCAGGATTCACTGGCATcaactgtcaaacaaacattgACGAATGTGCATCCAATCCTTGCCAGCATCAAGGTGTGTGCATCGATCGAGTAAACCGAtttgaatgtgtttgtgttcccGGATATACTGGAGTAGTCTGCGAGACAGATATCAACGAGTGTGCATCCACTTTTTGCAGGAATGGTGCAACTTGTATAGATCGACTCAACCGCTTCATTTGTGAATGTCTAGACGGGTTCATTGGCACTCTATGTCAGACAGACATCGATGAGTGTGCTTCCAATCCTTGTCAGAATCAAGGGGTGTGTACAGACCACATCAATAGTTTTACCTGCGCATGTGTACCAGGATTTACGGGAGTCTTGTGTCAGACCAATATAGATGAATGTGAATCTAATCCGTGCCAAAATGGTGGACAATGTGACGATGGGATCGACAGGTATGATTGTCGCTGTTGGCCAGGATTTGTAGGAATCAACTGTGAAACAGGCATTGTTGCATGTGAATCACATCCTTGCCTGAATCAAGGTGTGCCCATCGATAGAATAAACCTATGTGAATGTGCTTGTCGCGCTGGATATACTGGAGTAGTTTGCGAGACAGATATCAACGAGTGTGCATCCACTCCTTGCAGGAATGGTGCAACTTGTGTAGATCGAGTCAACGGCTTCATTTGTGAATGTCTAGACGGGTTCACTGGCAGTCTATGTCAGACAGACATCGATGAGTGTGCTTCTAACCCTTGTCAGAATGGTGGAACGTGTATAGACAGGGTTAATCATTTCATTTGTGAATGCCTGACAGGCTCTACTGGTGTACACTGTCAGACAAACATCGACGACTGTGCTTCCAACCCATGTCAAAATAATGCTATATGTTTAGATGGAATCAATCGTTATGACTGTCGATGTGTACCGGGTTTCACTGGGCTTCACTGTGAGCAAAATGTGCCAGAATGTGCTTCTAATCCGTGTCAGAATGGTGGCACATGTGAGGAACCAAGCATTAACCATCATATATGTCACTGCCCACCGGGTTTTACAGGAGAGCTGTGTGAGACTAACATTAACGAATGCGCATCCAATCCCTGCATGAATGGTGGCACATGTATTGATCGTGACAACGGTTATCTGTGCGAGTGTCTTTTTCGGTTCCGTGGTACTCATTGTGAGATTATCATTGACGCATGCGGTCTCTCCACACCATGTATGAACGACGGCACGTGCACCAATATACCGACGGCTATTGGTGATATGGGCAGCGTCGACTTCAACGATCCTCCCAGAAATGGAGTCGATATTCACGATGCATACAGTTGTACCTGTACAGGTCGATATACTGGAAGAGTGTGTGAGACATTTATTCCTGTTCCTCCACCACCTCCACTGGTTCCTCCTGCTCCTGGACGCGTGCTTGCTCCACCTCCACCACTTGTGCCTCCTCCACCGGGCAGAATTCTTGgaccaccaccaccattgCCTCCTCCAGCTCCAGCTGCAATACTCGGACCTCCACCTCCACTCGTTCCTCCTCCACCTATCGACAGATTTGATTGTAGCAGACAACCGTGTGAGAATGGAGGAGCTTGTGTTGATGTCGGAAGTGTGGAGAATTCATACTGCTCGTGTCCATTCGGATTTGGCGGACAACGCTGCGAAAATGGTAATTTGTGTGCAATGGCTAATCAGTAGTGTTTAACGATATCGTAATTGTCTTGTTTAGATGTCGACATCACTGTAGCAGGGTTTGGAAACACAGTCGATtcatatgttcaagtgtctgGAACCTTGACCAGAACAGCAGATGATTCTGTTATTATCTCAGTGAAACCTCTAAGCAGTAATGGGCTTGTTTTCTTGATGATTCAAAATCTAAATGGTGTCGGTGACTTTATTTCTCTAACCTTGGTTAATGATAAGCCAGTGTACAAGTTTGATGTTGGAAGCGGTAGCGTGACTATAGCCAGTCCACAGACTATTCCACTTGGTGTCTTTACAAATATCGAACTAAGGTAGAGTCGTGATTTAGTTGCCTACTGTGGTGTCTAATACTTGTAATTTTGTCCTCTAGACGCAATGGTGTCGTAGGTGAACTATTGATTGATGGGGTGGTAGTTGCATCTGGGACAGCACCCGGAAGCCACGATATTGCTGATGTCATGGATGATTTCTATTTGGGAGGTGTTCCTAATCCATCCGGTATCATCAATGCAGAAATCAGTCCACGTACTGGCTTTGTTGGCTGTATTCGCTCTGTCAGTCTGGATGGCACTGAATTTGACATCAGTCAACGCGCTACTGCCGGTAGCAACGTTGGTGAATGTCCTGCCGATTCTTGTTCTCCCAATCCTTGTAAGAACGGCGGTAGCTGTACTAGAATTGGACCACACTTGTCTGACTTCGAGTGCACTTGCCTTAATGGATATAGCGGCCCAACGTGTGAGATCGTGTCTAATGTGTGCCTGGGGACTTCACCATGTATGCACGGAGGAGAATGTCGTGTGGACAGCAGCGCCACCGCAGGGTATCGTTGCATCTGCACTGCCACCCACTCTGGTCCACAATGTGAAACAGCGGTCGGAGATACAAAATCCGATTACTCTTATGCTGGAGATTCGTATGTTGCTTGGAATGTGGACCCTGCCGATGTCGACGTTACAACGGTCATCAATCTCCGAGTGTACCCCAACCAAGACAAATCTGACGGATTATTAGCACTGTTCATACGCCCTTCTGTTGACTTTTTAGCTATCACTGTCGATGACGGATTTGTAAGAGTTCGTATGGATCTTGGACAAGGAGAGATTTCTCTCACCAGCAGTTCACGTTTACCAGCTAATCTGTATTCCACGATTACAGTAAATCGAAACGGTCGAAATATTGACCTGACCGTGTCTGGTGCCAGCACGGTATCGGGTGCATCACCGGGATCGTTTTCAAGCCTCAATGTCAACAATCGTTTCTATGTTGGTGGTGTGCCATCGTCGGTAGGTCCGACTTTGCCATCTATACTTGCCGGAATCTCAGGGTTTATGGGTTGCATCACTGAAGTAACTGTTAATGGAAACTTCCTCAACTCAACCGATTTGTTATCAAGTTATAATGCAAAAGATTGCACTGTCAATCTGTGTAATCCTAGTCCATGTGAAAACGGCGGCACGTGTTCAGCAACTGGTAACTCGGTGTTTTGCGCTTGCCCACAAGGATATTCTGGGCCACGCTGTGCAAGTGATGATGATCCATGCTTAACAGTCAACTGTGGATCCGGTGCTACATGTGTGCCACTGGGCAATACGGCAGTCTGCGCATGTCCTCTTGGCAAAGGAGGTGAACAATGCGACCAAGGTTTGTCCCTTACTAATTGATGTTTGTGCACTGTCTGCATTCATTTACATTTGTTTCATCGTCTAGATATTGCGATCCAAACGATGTCATTCAGAGATAATCTCACATCTTTTGCTGCCTTTCCTTCACTTGGAAGTGACACTCGTTCGACAACAACGATAACAATGTCCATCAAGCCTTTAGAAAAGGATGGCCTTATCTTCTATGCGGGTCGCAAGACGACACCTCCTTTCACTGATTACATCTCAGTCGGTCTATATGATGGTTACGTTGAGTTCCGTTATGATTTGGGATCGGGAACAGTCGAGATTAAGAGTACCGAACGACTCGTTTTGTATCAATGGCATACCATTCGTGCGGAAAGAAATCTGAAGAACGGTAAATATTGCTGCAGATGAAATGTGGCAATACACATTGTATTAAGATTGGTTGGTGTTTTAGGACTGTCGACGATTGATGGTGGATCAGCAGTAAGTGGTGCAAGCCCTGGTTCGACGACACTGCTTGATGTACACGAGAACAACCTTGACGCTTACCTTGGTGGTCACGAAGACTATACTAAAGTATGGATCGTCTAGTTCCCTCACATCTTTTCCCACATATTAAATTTCAGTATTATTGTGACAGGTTGCTAGTGATGCCGGTCTCACAAGTGGCTTCACTGGATGCATCAAAGATGCCAACGTTAACGGCCGCGTCTTGGACTTTTCTACGGCAACTCGCGGTCGAAGCATTGCCGAATGCGACCAGCACCAATGTGATCGCCTCACTTGCTTCAATGGAGGAACTTGTACTGATGTCGACGGTCAGGGTAACTTCAAGTGCTCTTGCTCTCATGGCTTCAAAGGAGACAACTGCCAGCAAATGATTGCCAACAATTGCACTATTGGTAATGATATGTGTCACTCAAGCAGCCAGTGTGTGTTCAACTATAAAACTGAGAAGTATGAGTGCTTCTGTCCTCTTGTTCCCAATCCACAAAGAGGACAATTTTGTACTGAAGGTATTATAATTCATACTTAAACAGCATTGCACTGGTTTACACACTAACATTTGGTTTTAGTCACTAACTTCAAAGTCGCCAAGTTTAATGGCAACAGCTATGCAGCCTATAATTATCCTGCTCGTACGGCTCAGACCATCATCAAATTCAATCTCTCCTCTCAAGCTACTAATGGACTTGTTTTCTATCTCCCACCCGTATGTCGATCTTCATGTTTTAACTTGCTGTATGTTTCAGTTTTGTGATTATTATGTGACGACACAGGGTACAGGTGGTGATTACCTATCCATCGGCATTATTAATGGACACGTCGAACTGAGGTGAGGACAAGCCTGCAGtttgattaataatttattattaagcTGCAATATTTGGCAATTGCAGGTACGATCTCGGCACTGGTGCTGCAAAAATAACTAACAACCAAGTGAACGTCACTGGTAGTCACGGATCGTGGCATACAGTATCTGCTTTCAGGTCTGTCAAAGGACATTCTTCACAGAAATTTTCCAATATTGGTCTGTTATACAGGGAACAACAGTCGGGTACTCTAATTGTTGATACACAGACTGCCACCGGCTCTTCTCTGGGCTCCGCAATTGGTCTGACTGCTTCATCGGGTCAGATGTACGTTGGTGGTATTGCTGTGAGTACAGCTGACTTGTCTGAGTATCGGGACATCTTGGACGGAGACTTCAAGATGGGTCTTGTTGGCTGTATCGCTAATCTGGAGGTCAATGATGCGCCTATTGACCTGGAAAAGATGGCACAGAGTGGTGCTAATGTCGAGAGCTGTGATGACTACTTCCCTGGCTGATGAGTGAAAGTAGTGCAATTGACGATTGACTTTGTTCTCATTTTTAGTTGTAGTCTGCTGCATGCGTGTGTTGGCTTTGTGCTGCTGTCTGTTTTGAGTTGAAATTTCTGCATGCCGTTTAGCTTTATGATTCGGCTCTAACGCCGTTGATTGCTCTTTTAGCGTCGCTTCTAATCACTGAGTAGTAGTATAGCTGCCGAGTACAATTGTTAGAGGGAAATAAAATGAAAACTTGCTTGTTGTGATCGTTGACTGTAGCAGAACAGAGTTATGTCACATCGATCTTCTTTAGTCTGACCTATTCCTTCAGACTACAATGCAGACTGCCAGAGTAAACCTGAGCTGGCTCTCCGAACAAAGGAAAAAATAATCCATTGTTGTGACACACTGAATAGCTGGATTTCGGTCTCATCCTAGCCTTAATGCTAATCCCAAACTTACTACTAATTTTACATTCTGAACAAATCCTGAACTTAATAAACCGGTTCACACTAGGAGGCAAGAACCAGTAAAACAGGATTTGCTCACCAAATTAACTTTATTAGCATTAACTTGTACTTGacaatttcaattttagtaGATCTATTACACGTGTACAGCAATTCTTTTTATCAAGTACAGTTTTCTAGAGTCCTTGTTTAGACTCAAAA is a window of Corticium candelabrum chromosome 20, ooCorCand1.1, whole genome shotgun sequence DNA encoding:
- the LOC134196010 gene encoding protein eyes shut homolog; the protein is MLKLCALLLLVITSTHAVPTCSNPSDGAITACPAGSQCWDIQQVSTKVTWSIHNQCSLCTFAQQQPVIVQHTETSVTFETDGTFQRNVDLNIYKVPDMTAMQNCDISGGTVVGGVSPCPALGSGTSPFSLDVTALISSGANFFVSVHTSDTDNNLIPSNCDQGARLVIYEGSYQCGNINSPCSGVGACVFNHVSSNFECQCADGYRKGTLCTTNDIDECFQNNACGDPAFDGVCVDDVCGFTCSCFGGRTSSAGNGRSCDVGPPNCNINPCFNGGTCNFLSGLGRVFCECLDDTVRRERFCADQNQCESNPCHNGGTCVDGHLGYTCLCAAGFTGDVCSVNINDCTLSTCLNNGQCNDGTRDATCTSCSSSWTGKFCQINENDCLTSTCLNSGVCVDGDASHSCNCLAGFTGVVCQTNINECASNPCRNQGVCVDQANRYACACVAGYTGVNCQTNINECSSNPCQNGATCIDRLDRFICECLDGFSGTLCGINVNECLSNPCQNGGRCVEGVNFYTCDCIPGFIGLRCEIDTNECASNPCQNGGQCLNLINRYECNCLAGYDGINCQININECASNPCAQGTCTDLVNGFLCTCFAGYTGTLCDIDINECTSNLCQNGATCIDRVNRFICDCLDGYCGDLCQTSDEECLSNPCQNGGRLIDGVNRYTCDCMPGFIGIHCEINVNECRSNPCQNSGLCIDLINRYQCACAAGFTGINCQTNIDECASNPCQHQGVCIDRVNRFECVCVPGYTGVVCETDINECASTFCRNGATCIDRLNRFICECLDGFIGTLCQTDIDECASNPCQNQGVCTDHINSFTCACVPGFTGVLCQTNIDECESNPCQNGGQCVPIDRINLCECACRAGYTGVVCETDINECASTPCRNGATCVDRVNGFICECLDGFTGSLCQTDIDECASNPCQNGGTCIDRVNHFICECLTGSTGVHCQTNIDDCASNPCQNNAICLDGINRYDCRCVPGFTGLHCEQNVPECASNPCQNGGTCEEPSINHHICHCPPGFTGELCETNINECASNPCMNGGTCIDRDNGYLCECLFRFRGTHCEIIIDACGLSTPCMNDGTCTNIPTAIGDMGSVDFNDPPRNGVDIHDAYSCTCTGRYTGRVCETFIPVPPPPPLVPPAPGRVLAPPPPLVPPPPGRILGPPPPLPPPAPAAILGPPPPLVPPPPIDRFDCSRQPCENGGACVDVGSVENSYCSCPFGFGGQRCENDVDITVAGFGNTVDSYVQVSGTLTRTADDSVIISVKPLSSNGLVFLMIQNLNGVGDFISLTLVNDKPVYKFDVGSGSVTIASPQTIPLGVFTNIELRRNGVVGELLIDGVVVASGTAPGSHDIADVMDDFYLGGVPNPSGIINAEISPRTGFVGCIRSVSLDGTEFDISQRATAGSNVGECPADSCSPNPCKNGGSCTRIGPHLSDFECTCLNGYSGPTCEIVSNVCLGTSPCMHGGECRVDSSATAGYRCICTATHSGPQCETAVGDTKSDYSYAGDSYVAWNVDPADVDVTTVINLRVYPNQDKSDGLLALFIRPSVDFLAITVDDGFVRVRMDLGQGEISLTSSSRLPANLYSTITVNRNGRNIDLTVSGASTVSGASPGSFSSLNVNNRFYVGGVPSSVGPTLPSILAGISGFMGCITEVTVNGNFLNSTDLLSSYNAKDCTVNLCNPSPCENGGTCSATGNSVFCACPQGYSGPRCASDDDPCLTVNCGSGATCVPLGNTAVCACPLGKGGEQCDQDIAIQTMSFRDNLTSFAAFPSLGSDTRSTTTITMSIKPLEKDGLIFYAGRKTTPPFTDYISVGLYDGYVEFRYDLGSGTVEIKSTERLVLYQWHTIRAERNLKNGLSTIDGGSAVSGASPGSTTLLDVHENNLDAYLGGHEDYTKVASDAGLTSGFTGCIKDANVNGRVLDFSTATRGRSIAECDQHQCDRLTCFNGGTCTDVDGQGNFKCSCSHGFKGDNCQQMIANNCTIGNDMCHSSSQCVFNYKTEKYECFCPLVPNPQRGQFCTEVTNFKVAKFNGNSYAAYNYPARTAQTIIKFNLSSQATNGLVFYLPPGTGGDYLSIGIINGHVELRYDLGTGAAKITNNQVNVTGSHGSWHTVSAFREQQSGTLIVDTQTATGSSLGSAIGLTASSGQMYVGGIAVSTADLSEYRDILDGDFKMGLVGCIANLEVNDAPIDLEKMAQSGANVESCDDYFPG